One genomic segment of Vibrio sp. SCSIO 43136 includes these proteins:
- a CDS encoding SDR family oxidoreductase, protein MARSVLITGCSTGIGYTCAVELHKLGYQVIATCRSNEDLAQFDSLGISAIQLDLNDSQSITYAVEQTLALCHGKIDVLFNNGAYGQAGALEDLPTQALREQFETNLFGWHELVKQVLPIMRAQGHGRIIQNSSVLGFAAMKYRGAYNASKFALEGWTDTLRLELLDTKIKVVLIQPGPIESNFRANALKKFMQWIDTERSVHKDNYVQQITRLEKVTSGNQFTLPSSAIMPPLLDAIESKRPKLRYRVTTPTKVFAVLKRILPHRLLDKILVKAA, encoded by the coding sequence ATGGCTAGATCGGTATTAATCACCGGCTGCTCAACGGGAATTGGTTACACCTGCGCAGTGGAACTGCACAAACTTGGTTATCAAGTCATAGCGACATGCCGTTCGAACGAGGATTTGGCACAATTTGACTCACTTGGTATCAGTGCTATCCAACTCGACCTTAACGATAGCCAAAGCATCACCTATGCCGTCGAACAAACCCTGGCCTTATGCCACGGAAAAATTGATGTACTGTTCAATAACGGGGCCTATGGTCAAGCAGGGGCTCTAGAAGACCTTCCGACTCAAGCATTAAGAGAGCAGTTTGAAACCAACCTCTTTGGCTGGCATGAATTGGTCAAACAAGTGTTGCCTATCATGCGCGCTCAAGGGCATGGTCGGATCATTCAAAACAGCTCAGTACTGGGTTTTGCTGCTATGAAATATCGAGGTGCGTATAACGCCTCAAAATTCGCCTTAGAGGGTTGGACAGATACACTGCGACTCGAGTTACTCGACACAAAAATCAAAGTCGTATTGATCCAACCAGGGCCAATTGAATCCAATTTTCGCGCCAATGCGCTGAAAAAGTTTATGCAATGGATAGATACCGAGCGAAGCGTGCATAAAGACAACTATGTACAACAAATAACCCGCTTAGAAAAAGTAACCTCAGGTAACCAATTTACCTTACCAAGCTCAGCAATCATGCCACCACTGCTTGATGCTATTGAGTCTAAGCGGCCCAAGCTACGTTATCGAGTCACTACGCCGACCAAGGTTTTTGCAGTTCTGAAGCGTATTTTACCGCATCGATTGCTAGACAAGATCTTAGTCAAAGCCGCCTGA
- a CDS encoding TIGR01777 family oxidoreductase has translation MRVLLTGGTGFVGKELVKHLAGNHIVLLSRDTQAAKQQLNHADCGNIEYISDLSSLGDLNDIDAVINLAGEPIADKRWSDSQKEIICQSRWKLTEKLVSLIHASTTPPSIFISGSAVGYYGDQQQHPFDESLHVHQDDFAHYVCAEWEAIAKRAQSATRVCILRTGVVLGPSGGALAKMLPPYRLGVGGPIGDGKQYMPWIHMQDMVRGIMFLLDTEHAQGDFNFCAPHPVTNKEFSQALAKSLKRPHLFWTPKWVISIMLGEAACLLFDSIRAKPKRLTDLGFTFNYSRVEPALKNLLQSKD, from the coding sequence ATGCGAGTGTTGTTAACCGGTGGAACGGGCTTTGTAGGAAAAGAGTTAGTAAAACATCTGGCGGGAAACCACATCGTCTTATTGTCGCGAGATACACAAGCGGCAAAGCAGCAACTCAACCACGCTGACTGTGGCAATATCGAGTACATTTCCGATTTAAGTTCACTCGGTGATCTCAATGACATCGATGCGGTCATTAACCTCGCTGGCGAGCCTATCGCCGACAAACGCTGGAGCGACTCCCAAAAAGAAATCATCTGCCAAAGTCGCTGGAAGTTAACAGAAAAACTGGTTTCCTTAATCCATGCCAGCACGACACCACCCTCGATCTTTATCAGCGGATCTGCCGTTGGCTACTATGGCGATCAGCAGCAGCACCCTTTTGACGAGAGTTTACACGTCCATCAAGACGACTTTGCTCACTATGTGTGTGCCGAATGGGAAGCCATTGCCAAACGAGCGCAATCGGCCACTCGAGTGTGCATATTGAGAACAGGAGTGGTACTTGGTCCTTCAGGAGGAGCACTGGCCAAAATGCTCCCGCCATACCGCCTAGGTGTTGGTGGGCCAATTGGCGACGGAAAGCAATATATGCCTTGGATTCATATGCAAGATATGGTGCGTGGCATCATGTTTTTGCTCGACACTGAACATGCACAGGGCGATTTTAACTTCTGTGCCCCTCATCCAGTCACCAACAAAGAATTCAGCCAGGCGTTAGCCAAGAGCCTTAAACGCCCCCATCTATTTTGGACCCCTAAATGGGTTATCTCTATTATGCTTGGTGAAGCTGCTTGCCTACTGTTTGATAGTATTCGAGCCAAGCCCAAGCGACTCACCGACTTGGGGTTTACCTTTAACTATTCTCGTGTCGAACCTGCACTGAAAAATCTATTACAGTCAAAAGATTAA